The DNA window GCTCCTTCTCCTGGGTCTCGTCGGTCGCGGGCCTTATCGACGGCTCTTCGCCGTGGCCCGTGGAACCGTGCTGCACCGTGCCGTCAGCCGCCGTGCCGACCTGCATCAGCCAGCGGGGCCCGGTGAACGCGTCATCCAGTCCGTACCAGGGGAAGGGCGCGCGCAGATAGCCGTCGACCGTACGCCGGGCTGCTGGCACCCCCTCCGCTGTGGACGTGCTGGGCGTCAGGGGTGCTCCCTGCGCTCCGACCCGACTCGTGGTCTCCATCTATCCGGCCGCCTCCTTGTTCCGTGGCGTCCGGATCGGCCCGCCCCCCTCGGGCGTCCTCACATCCGGACAGATGGAGGATAGCCACCTTGGTGCGGCTCGTCGGGAAGGGCGGGACTCAGGTGGCGTCGGCGTCGAAGGGCGGACGCTCGCTCTGAGCGGGGGTTTCACGCTTCTTGAGCAGGTCGGGGGTGCCGGTGGAGTCCTTCGTCAGGTTCGCCTTGCCGGCCGAACCGTTCGAGCCGTTCGTGCCGCTCACCGCACCGGACGGCGTACCGCTGTCGCGGCCCTTCACCACGTCCGCGACCTCGGCCATCTCGCTCTTGAGGTCGAAACTGCTGCGGATCTCCTTGAGACCGAGGTCGTCGTTGTCCATCAGCTGCTTGCGCACGAAGGTCTTGGGGTTCAGGTCCTCGAAGTCGAAGTCCTTGAACTCCGGGCCCAGCTCGGAGCGGATGTCCTGCTTGGCGCTCTCGGAGAACTCGCGGAGCTTACGGATCATCGCCGAGGCGTCCTGAATGAGCTTCGGCAGCTTCTCCGGCCCGAAGACGAGCACGGCGAGAACCACGAGCGTCACCAGCTCGAGTCCGCCTATGTCACTGAACACCTTGTTGCTCCTTGGGTTCTCCGCGCCCGCAGGTCGGGTGGGCCTCCTCCGCCCGCAGGCAGAGGACCGGTCCGGGCCCGGTCCACGGTACCCGCCCAATCTGTCCGGACGGTACCTTCACGTAACACTCACGTGGACCTGTGTGTGCTTCTCCCTCAGTTGCCGTCCGCCGAGCCGAGCGTCACGGAGACCGTCCGCTCCTTGCCCGCGCGCACCACGGTCAGCTCCAGCCGGTCGCCGGGGCGGTGGGCGCGGATCTTGACGATGAGTTCCTGCCCGTTGTGCACCCTCTGTCCGTTGACCTCGGTGATGACGTCGCGGGGGCGGACACCGGCGCGGGCTCCGGGACCGCCGGGCGTCACCGCCGGGCCGTCGGCGCCCTTGGTGCCGACGCGGGCGCCGTCGCCCGTGTACTTCATGTCCAGCGTGACGCCGATCACCGGGTGCGTCGCCTTCCCGGTGTTGATCAGCTCCTCGGCTACACGCTTGCCCTGGTTGATGGGGATCGCGAAGCCCAGGCCGATGCTGCCGCCCTGACTGCCTTCGAGGCCCGCGCTGTTGTCCGCCGCGCGTATGGCGCTGTTGATGCCGATCACGCGGGCCTGCGCGTCCACCAGGGGGCCGCCGGAATTGCCGGGGTTTATCGGGGCGTCGGTCTGGAGCGCGTTCACATAGCTGACGTCGCTGCCGTCGCCCTTCTCGCCGCCCGCGGTGATGGGGCGCTCCTTGGCACTGATGATCCCGGAGGTGACCGTGTTCTGAAGGTCGAAGGGTGCGCCGATGGCCACCACCGGGTCGCCCACCTGGACGTTCTCCGAGTTGCCCAGGGGCAGGGGCTTGAGTCCGTCGACCCCGAGGACCCGGACGACCGCGAGGTCGTAGCCGCTGTCCTTGCCCACGAGCTTCGCCTTCGCGGTCTGGCCGCCGCTGAAGGTGATGTTGATGGTGCCGTCGGCTCCGGCGGGCTCCACCACGTGGTCGTTGGTGAGGATGTGGCCCTTGGCGTCGAGTACGAAGCCGGTGCCCGTGCCCTGTTCGCCGACGCCGCTGACGTGCAGGGTGACGACGCTGGGCAGGGCGCTGGCCGCGATGCCCGCGACGCTGTCGGGGGCGCGGCCCTTGGCGTCCTCGGACCGGGCCTGGGGCAGTTCGACGCGGGTGATGCCGCCGTTGCGCTCGACGTACGCCCCGACGCCTCCGCCGATACCGCCGGCCACCAGCGCGATCAGCAGCGCCCCCACGAACAGCGCGCCCCGGCGGCCCTTCCTCGGCCGCACCCCGCCGACCGGGTCACCGGGGTGGGTCAGCGGCTGCTGGGGCGCGCCCCAGGGGTCGTACTGAAGCCAGTGGGAGGGCCGGGGGTGCGAGGGGTGCGGCTGGGGCTGGGTGTGGTGGTGGGAGGGCTGCTGAGCCGGGCCCGTGGGGACTCCGACCCCGTTCGTCGCGGCTGTCCCGGGCGCTCCCGGAGGTACGAACGTTCCTTGCGGCGGGGTCGGTACCGGCCGCTGCACGGGCGGCGCCGGCGCCCACGGGCCGGGGCCGCCGTATGGCGGGGTGGCGTACGGGTCGGGCGCGTGCAGCGGCTGCGGACGCGCCTGGGGAGCGGGCTCAGCGGCCTGGCCCGGCGCCGGGTCAGCCGCCACCGCCGGCTCGGGCTCGGGGTTCGGCTCCGGATTCGGCTCGGCGGGTTCCGCCGCCGCTCCGGTCACGGTCGCGCGGGCTCCGGTCGCCGTCCCCGGCGCGGCCGCATGGGCTTGTGCCGCGAGGACCTCGCCCGCGTCCTGTTCCGGGTCGCGCTCCGGCTCCGCACCCGCAACCCCGCGCACCGGCGCGGGGCGGCTCCACCACTTTGCCTTCGAACCGGTGGGCGTGCCCTCGTCCATGCTCTCCCCGCAACCCCACGAGCACGCCCGCAGGGCAGTGCCACTTTCGTTGTCCGTGCCCCCTCGGGGCACCCTGCGAGGATTCAACCAGCCTCAGCGGGAAACGGGCAGCCCGGGCGCGGACGGAGCGGCCGTCCGAAGCGGTGATGGCGCCACGGTCACCGGCGCGCTGTGCCCGGGGGCGTACGCGAGGGCGAGGGCCGAACCCGGCCGGCGTATGAGCGGCAGCGGGCTCTGGGCCGTGAGCGCGGGCGCCGGGAACGGCTGCGTCAGGGAAAGCCCCTGCGCACCGCCCTGTGTCGTCGCCGCCCCGAAGAGCCTGGCCGGCACGGCGACGTTGGCCGCCGCGTTGGCACTGGCGGTGGCGGCGGGAAGGCCGCTTCCGGCGGTACGGCGGCGGGTGTTCTCGGTGGCGGCCCCGCTCGGGCCCGCCGCGCGCAGCGGCG is part of the Streptomyces agglomeratus genome and encodes:
- a CDS encoding sec-independent translocase yields the protein MFSDIGGLELVTLVVLAVLVFGPEKLPKLIQDASAMIRKLREFSESAKQDIRSELGPEFKDFDFEDLNPKTFVRKQLMDNDDLGLKEIRSSFDLKSEMAEVADVVKGRDSGTPSGAVSGTNGSNGSAGKANLTKDSTGTPDLLKKRETPAQSERPPFDADAT
- a CDS encoding trypsin-like peptidase domain-containing protein, which encodes MDEGTPTGSKAKWWSRPAPVRGVAGAEPERDPEQDAGEVLAAQAHAAAPGTATGARATVTGAAAEPAEPNPEPNPEPEPAVAADPAPGQAAEPAPQARPQPLHAPDPYATPPYGGPGPWAPAPPVQRPVPTPPQGTFVPPGAPGTAATNGVGVPTGPAQQPSHHHTQPQPHPSHPRPSHWLQYDPWGAPQQPLTHPGDPVGGVRPRKGRRGALFVGALLIALVAGGIGGGVGAYVERNGGITRVELPQARSEDAKGRAPDSVAGIAASALPSVVTLHVSGVGEQGTGTGFVLDAKGHILTNDHVVEPAGADGTINITFSGGQTAKAKLVGKDSGYDLAVVRVLGVDGLKPLPLGNSENVQVGDPVVAIGAPFDLQNTVTSGIISAKERPITAGGEKGDGSDVSYVNALQTDAPINPGNSGGPLVDAQARVIGINSAIRAADNSAGLEGSQGGSIGLGFAIPINQGKRVAEELINTGKATHPVIGVTLDMKYTGDGARVGTKGADGPAVTPGGPGARAGVRPRDVITEVNGQRVHNGQELIVKIRAHRPGDRLELTVVRAGKERTVSVTLGSADGN